In Neosynechococcus sphagnicola sy1, one DNA window encodes the following:
- a CDS encoding homocysteine biosynthesis protein encodes MRTIAEINDKISRQCAVAWTVEELKARVIEVGVTQAAREVDIIATGTFEPMESSGAIINLGHTDPPIKIRQCWMDGVLAYSGFGAVDLYLGATQVAEEAEESRAWGGGYVIENLIAGKPVHLRALGQATDCYPRTAFETTITRDSINQFYLFNPRNVYQNFVVGVNGGDRPLFTYLGPLQPRFGNAVYSNPGAISPLMNDPDLQLVGIGSRIFLGGGIGYVAWEGTQHFPLQKRLANRTPIGPAATLALIGDAKQMSPQWVRGCYFKNYGPSLMLGVGIPLPVLNEAVVAHSAVLDQDLVAPIVDFSIPRRVRPTFGLISYAKLKSGRITLEGKSVRVAPLASLYLSRQVAQTLKDWILAGKFLLSEAVAPLPCDRAFLPQDLGGSQLTMD; translated from the coding sequence ATGCGAACCATTGCCGAGATTAATGACAAAATTAGCCGTCAATGTGCGGTTGCCTGGACGGTTGAAGAGCTGAAGGCGCGGGTCATAGAGGTTGGGGTCACCCAGGCGGCAAGGGAAGTCGATATCATTGCCACTGGCACCTTTGAACCCATGGAATCTTCTGGGGCAATTATCAACTTGGGCCATACGGATCCTCCGATTAAGATCCGTCAATGCTGGATGGATGGAGTACTGGCCTATTCCGGGTTTGGGGCGGTGGATCTCTATTTGGGAGCCACCCAGGTAGCCGAAGAGGCAGAGGAGTCACGGGCTTGGGGTGGTGGCTATGTGATTGAAAACTTGATCGCTGGCAAACCTGTGCATCTGCGGGCGTTGGGGCAGGCAACCGACTGCTATCCCCGCACTGCCTTTGAAACCACGATTACCCGTGACTCGATTAATCAGTTTTATCTGTTTAATCCCCGGAATGTCTACCAAAATTTTGTTGTCGGAGTCAATGGCGGCGATCGCCCGCTTTTTACCTACTTAGGGCCGCTCCAACCCCGATTTGGCAATGCGGTTTACTCCAACCCTGGTGCCATTTCTCCCCTGATGAATGACCCGGATTTACAACTTGTGGGGATTGGCAGTCGCATTTTTCTAGGGGGCGGCATCGGTTATGTCGCTTGGGAAGGAACCCAACATTTCCCCTTGCAAAAACGCTTAGCCAATCGCACCCCCATTGGTCCCGCCGCAACCCTGGCGCTGATTGGCGATGCAAAACAAATGAGTCCCCAATGGGTCAGGGGATGCTACTTCAAAAACTATGGCCCTTCGTTGATGTTGGGGGTAGGCATTCCTCTGCCGGTGCTGAATGAAGCAGTGGTGGCTCACAGTGCGGTTTTGGATCAAGATCTGGTGGCACCGATCGTAGACTTTTCCATTCCTCGACGGGTACGTCCCACCTTTGGATTGATCAGTTATGCCAAGTTAAAGTCTGGTCGCATCACCCTGGAAGGGAAGAGCGTGCGGGTGGCTCCCCTTGCTAGTCTCTACCTCTCGCGCCAAGTCGCTCAAACCTTGAAGGACTGGATTCTGGCAGGCAAGTTTCTCTTGAGTGAGGCCGTTGCCCCTCTACCCTGCGATCGCGCCTTCTTACCCCAGGATCTCGGCGGTTCCCAATTGACAATGGATTGA
- the ppk2 gene encoding polyphosphate kinase 2 translates to MSSELYEKELKKLQIELVKLQEWVKHKGLKVAVIFEGRDAAGKGGAIKRISECLNPRGCRVVALGTPTEREKTQWYFQRYVQHLPAAGEIVLFDRSWYNRAGVERVMKFCTHEEYVEFIRSCPEFEHMLQRSGIVLVKYWFSVSDEEQELRFKDRIADPTKRWKISPMDLESRARWVEYSQAKDDMFAATDTTRSPWSVVDANDKKRARLNCISHLLSMVPYEDLTPEPIELPPRQVAVEYERPPMSMQSFVPQVF, encoded by the coding sequence ATGAGCAGTGAGCTTTATGAAAAAGAACTAAAGAAGCTGCAAATTGAACTCGTGAAACTGCAAGAGTGGGTAAAACACAAGGGCTTAAAAGTAGCGGTTATTTTTGAGGGTCGAGATGCTGCTGGCAAGGGGGGAGCCATTAAGCGGATCTCAGAATGTCTGAATCCACGGGGGTGTCGAGTCGTTGCCTTAGGAACCCCCACGGAACGGGAGAAAACCCAGTGGTATTTCCAACGGTATGTGCAGCATCTGCCTGCTGCTGGAGAAATTGTCCTCTTCGACCGCAGCTGGTATAACCGAGCCGGAGTCGAGCGAGTGATGAAGTTTTGCACCCATGAGGAATACGTCGAATTTATTCGCTCATGTCCAGAATTTGAGCATATGTTGCAGCGGTCTGGGATCGTTCTCGTTAAATACTGGTTTTCCGTCAGTGACGAAGAGCAAGAGCTGCGATTTAAAGACCGGATTGCCGATCCCACCAAACGCTGGAAGATCAGCCCCATGGATTTAGAATCCCGCGCTCGCTGGGTGGAATACTCCCAGGCTAAAGACGATATGTTTGCCGCTACCGATACGACGCGATCGCCCTGGTCAGTGGTGGATGCCAATGATAAGAAACGAGCGCGACTCAACTGTATCAGCCACTTACTGAGTATGGTTCCCTATGAAGATTTAACCCCTGAGCCGATTGAGTTGCCCCCTCGCCAAGTTGCGGTGGAGTATGAGCGTCCGCCCATGTCCATGCAATCCTTTGTGCCCCAAGTTTTTTAG